One window of Triticum dicoccoides isolate Atlit2015 ecotype Zavitan chromosome 5A, WEW_v2.0, whole genome shotgun sequence genomic DNA carries:
- the LOC119298215 gene encoding probable pectinesterase/pectinesterase inhibitor 13, with amino-acid sequence MAMPRSAPAEPDESASRTKLLVGGIAAFLLLAIIIGTAAFIVSERAEDEGDTDKKAMAATMRTVDLFCSPTDYQATCKETLTKPLERSNNQVDHPHAAAAAAITAVGRELARGFNESSLLEAVRQSNDTLVHEALLDCKMLLDDCANDVTRALSTVAWRGVDGPAQDLQAWLSAVITFQGSCVDMFPKGDVRVQIKEIMEKAREISSNAIAIIQQGAALAAMLEIDAGAEVTLAKDADDDDDDKDDNDDTPAEQSDGERQLQESMSDVPTWVPSEDRRILEEAEEERNGVLTPNVTVAKDGSGAFTNISAALDALPKNYSGRYVIYIKEAVDGDRFMAVKMGIRNTAGDEKQQAIAVRVKGDRAVFFNCRIDGHQDTLFAQAYRQYYRSCIVSGTVDFIFGDAAAVFQRCVLLVKDPLPGKPGVVTAHGRRDRQQTTGFVLHRTRIVADEALASKSSTVKTFLGRPWKEFSRVVVIESVIDGFVHAQGYMPWEGKNNLGTAFYGEYANVGDGANITAREEMKGFHVLNKEKSKVFTVERFLNGGEWIPETGTPVRLGLFG; translated from the exons ATGGCGATGCCGCGCAGCGCGCCGGCGGAGCCAGATGAAAGTGCGTCGCGCACGAAGCTCCTCGTCGGCGGCATCGCTGCCTTCCTGCTCCTCGCCATTATCATCGGCACGGCGGCGTTCATCGTGTCGGAGAGGGCCGAGGACGAGGGGGACACGGACAAGAAAGCGATGGCCGCCACGATGCGCACCGTGGACCTCTTCTGCTCGCCCACGGACTACCAGGCCACGTGCAAGGAGACGCTGACCAAGCCGCTGGAACGTTCTAACAACCAGGTCGACCacccgcacgccgccgccgccgctgccatcacCGCCGTCGGACGGGAGCTCGCGCGCGGCTTCAACGAGTCGTcgctgctggaggccgtgcgccagAGCAACGACACGCTGGTCCACGAGGCCCTGCTCGACTGCAAGATGCTCCTGGACGACTGCGCCAACGACGTAACCCGCGCGCTCTCCACCGTCGCGTGGCGCGGCGTCGACGGGCCGGCTCAGGACCTCCAGGCCTGGCTGAGCGCGGTGATCACGTTCCAGGGCTCCTGCGTCGACATGTTCCCCAAGGGCGATGTCCGCGTCCAGATCAAGGAGATCATGGAGAAGGCGCGGGAGATCTCTAGCAATGCCATCGCCATCATCCAGCAGGGCGCTGCCCTCGCGGCCATGCTCGAAATCGACGCCGGCGCCGAAGTCACCCTCGCCAAGGacgcggacgacgacgacgacgacaaggaCGACAACGACGATACCCCCGCCGAGCAAAGCGACGGCGAGCGCCAGCTCCAGGAGTCCATGTCCGACGTCCCCACGTGGGTGCCCAGCGAGGACCGGAGGATTCTCGAAGAGGCGGAAGAAGAACGCAATGGCGTGCTCACGCCGAACGTGACAGTGGCCAAGGATGGCTCCGGCGCCTTCACAAACATCTCGGCCGCCTTGGACGCGTTGCCGAAGAATTACAGCGGGAGGTATGTGATTTACATCAAGGAAG CGGTGGACGGAGACAGGTTCATGGCGGTGAAGATGGGGATCCGGAACACGGCGGGGGACGAGAAGCAGCAGGCGATTGCGGTGCGCGTGAAGGGCGACCGGGCCGTCTTCTTCAACTGCCGGATCGACGGGCACCAGGACACGCTCTTCGCGCAGGCCTACCGCCAGTACTACCGCAGCTGCATTGTCTCCGGCACCGTGGACTTCATCTTCGGCGACGCGGCCgccgtgttccagcgctgcgtgcTGCTCGTCAAGGACCCGCTCCCGGGGAAGCCTGGCGTGGTGACCGCGCACGGCCGCCGCGACCGGCAGCAGACCACCGGCTTCGTCCTGCACCGGACCCGCATCGTGGCCGATGAGGCCCTCGCCAGCAAGTCGTCGACGGTGAAGACCTTCCTGGGGCGGCCGTGGAAGGAGTTCTCGAGGGTGGTGGTGATCGAGTCGGTGATCGACGGGTTCGTGCACGCGCAGGGGTACATGCCGTGGGAGGGCAAGAACAACCTGGGCACGGCGTTCTACGGCGAGTACGCCAACGTCGGGGACGGCGCCAACATCACGGCGCGTGAGGAGATGAAGGGGTTCCACGTGCTCAACAAGGAGAAGTCCAAGGTGTTCACGGTGGAGCGCTTCCTGAACGGCGGCGAGTGGATACCGGAGACGGGCACGCCGGTGAGGCTAGGGCTGTTCGGCTGA